The following coding sequences are from one Lipingzhangella halophila window:
- the aztC gene encoding zinc ABC transporter substrate-binding protein AztC, whose amino-acid sequence MVTVRPSTRTAGRPSLALLAACTAGLVGMTGCAAFSGDRSGIVVTTNILGDVTRAIVGDEAEVTVLMKPNADPHSFGISAEQAASLEEAELIVYNGLGLEEEVLRNVSAAEEAGTPALEVGANVDPIDYAGGDSAGEPDPHFWTDPLRMADAADRIAGEVTERVDGVNEEQVRANAEEYRSRVEELHEETTERFADIPPEHRSLVTNHHVFGYLAQRYDFDVIGAVVPSGTTLASPSSADLKSLADAVDEAGVPAVFADSSQPDRLAEVMADEAGVDIEVVPLFSESLTEEGGGGATYLEMTRSNTDAIAESLAGP is encoded by the coding sequence GTGGTGACCGTGCGTCCGTCCACTCGTACCGCCGGGCGCCCCTCCCTCGCGCTCCTGGCGGCCTGCACCGCCGGGCTTGTCGGGATGACCGGATGCGCCGCCTTCTCGGGCGACCGTTCCGGCATCGTCGTCACCACCAACATCCTCGGCGACGTCACCCGCGCCATCGTCGGGGACGAGGCCGAGGTCACCGTGCTGATGAAACCCAACGCCGACCCGCACTCGTTCGGCATCTCCGCCGAGCAGGCCGCCTCGTTGGAGGAGGCCGAGCTTATCGTCTACAACGGGCTCGGCCTCGAAGAGGAGGTACTGCGCAACGTCTCCGCCGCCGAGGAGGCCGGCACGCCCGCCCTGGAGGTCGGGGCGAACGTCGACCCGATCGACTACGCCGGCGGCGACTCCGCCGGGGAGCCCGACCCGCACTTCTGGACCGACCCGCTGCGCATGGCCGACGCCGCCGACCGCATCGCCGGAGAGGTCACCGAGCGCGTTGACGGCGTGAACGAGGAACAGGTCCGCGCCAACGCCGAGGAGTACCGGTCCCGGGTCGAGGAGCTGCACGAGGAGACCACCGAACGCTTCGCCGATATCCCGCCGGAGCACCGGAGCCTGGTCACCAACCACCACGTGTTCGGCTACCTCGCCCAGCGCTACGACTTCGACGTCATCGGCGCGGTCGTGCCCAGCGGCACCACTCTGGCCTCGCCGAGCAGCGCGGACCTCAAGTCGTTGGCCGACGCCGTCGACGAGGCGGGTGTGCCCGCCGTCTTCGCGGACTCCTCGCAACCCGACCGTCTCGCCGAGGTCATGGCCGACGAGGCCGGAGTCGACATCGAGGTGGTGCCCCTGTTCTCCGAGTCGCTCACCGAGGAGGGCGGGGGAGGAGCCACCTACCTGGAGATGACCCGCTCGAACACCGACGCCATCGCCGAGAGCCTCGCGGGCCCCTGA
- the aztD gene encoding zinc metallochaperone AztD yields the protein MAQRSTHRSLGGRTAVPVLLAAGLAMSACGNQAGPADEGGAPEVTDALAATYDGGILVIDGATLEVVEDIPLDGFNRLNPAGDGTHVLVSTSSGFRVLDAAGAELSDDEFEAPEPGHVVHHAGRTVLFSDGTGEITIIDPNDLGDGLPDTETHTTEEPHHGVAVELENGELLVTLGDEDERPGIQVLDADGEEVTRTEDCPGVHGEATARDEAVIVGCEDGLVIYQDGDITKVDSPDDYGRIGNQAGDEESPYVLGDYKTDPDAELERPERVSVTDTENGDLELVDLGTSYSFRSLGRGPDGDGLVLGTDGALHRIDMESAEVTDSYPVIDDWTEPIEWQDARPTLFVRDRTAYVTDPGENMLYAVDTGSGEVTGETELPEAPNEFTGLATG from the coding sequence ATGGCACAGAGAAGTACGCACCGCTCCCTCGGCGGCCGCACCGCCGTCCCGGTGCTGCTCGCCGCGGGACTCGCGATGAGCGCATGCGGCAACCAGGCCGGGCCCGCTGACGAAGGGGGCGCGCCGGAGGTCACCGACGCCCTCGCGGCCACCTACGACGGCGGGATCCTGGTGATCGACGGTGCGACGTTGGAGGTCGTCGAGGACATCCCCCTCGACGGGTTCAACCGGCTCAACCCGGCCGGTGACGGTACACACGTGCTGGTGTCCACCTCCTCGGGGTTCCGGGTCCTCGACGCCGCGGGTGCCGAGCTCAGCGACGACGAGTTCGAGGCACCCGAACCCGGCCACGTCGTGCACCACGCGGGCAGGACGGTGCTCTTCTCCGACGGCACCGGCGAGATCACCATCATCGACCCCAACGACCTCGGGGACGGGCTGCCCGATACCGAGACGCACACCACCGAGGAGCCCCACCACGGTGTCGCCGTTGAGCTGGAGAACGGCGAGCTGCTGGTGACCCTCGGCGACGAGGACGAACGGCCCGGCATCCAGGTGCTCGACGCCGACGGCGAGGAGGTCACCCGCACCGAAGACTGCCCGGGTGTGCACGGTGAGGCCACCGCCCGGGACGAGGCGGTGATCGTCGGATGCGAGGACGGGCTCGTCATCTACCAGGACGGCGACATCACCAAGGTCGACAGCCCCGATGACTACGGCCGCATCGGCAACCAGGCCGGCGACGAGGAGTCGCCGTACGTGCTCGGCGACTACAAGACCGATCCCGACGCGGAGCTGGAGCGCCCCGAGCGGGTGTCCGTCACCGACACCGAGAACGGCGACCTCGAACTGGTGGACCTGGGCACGAGCTACAGCTTCCGCTCCCTTGGCCGGGGGCCCGACGGGGACGGGCTGGTCCTGGGCACCGACGGCGCGCTGCACCGGATCGACATGGAGTCCGCCGAGGTCACAGACTCCTACCCGGTGATCGACGACTGGACGGAGCCCATCGAGTGGCAGGACGCGCGGCCCACGCTGTTCGTACGTGACAGAACCGCCTACGTGACCGACCCCGGAGAGAACATGCTCTACGCGGTGGACACCGGTTCCGGTGAGGTCACCGGCGAGACCGAGCTTCCCGAGGCTCCCAACGAGTTCACCGGGTTGGCGACCGGCTGA